From Candidatus Nomurabacteria bacterium, one genomic window encodes:
- a CDS encoding ABC transporter ATP-binding protein, which translates to MNSKQPLVSLRDISKSFYLQGGQEVPILHHIDLDIFDGDMVAILGPSGSGKSTLMNIIGGLDIATNGTYHFTGRNVEEMSSDELAELRSTDISFIFQSFHLLPGKTVYQNVMLPLIYQRSFTGDFKEYVEHALKRADLEETHWHKKPNQLSGGQRQRVAIARALVARPKLLLADEPTGNLDSKTGENIIDALTYLNEHYGTTIVIVTHDQSLTEVVHRVINIMDGRVTETNGNKV; encoded by the coding sequence ATGAACAGCAAACAACCACTCGTATCGCTGCGCGACATCTCAAAGAGTTTCTATCTCCAAGGTGGACAGGAGGTGCCGATCTTGCATCACATCGATCTCGACATCTTCGACGGTGATATGGTCGCCATCCTTGGACCCTCTGGCTCGGGAAAATCCACGCTCATGAATATCATTGGCGGTCTTGATATTGCTACGAACGGTACGTATCACTTCACCGGCCGCAATGTTGAGGAGATGAGTTCAGATGAGTTGGCAGAGCTCCGTTCGACTGATATCAGTTTTATCTTTCAGTCGTTTCACCTCTTACCTGGAAAGACGGTATACCAAAACGTCATGCTACCCCTCATTTACCAACGTTCCTTTACTGGCGATTTCAAGGAGTATGTTGAACATGCCCTCAAGCGAGCTGATCTTGAAGAAACACATTGGCACAAGAAACCAAACCAGCTCTCGGGTGGCCAACGACAGCGCGTTGCGATCGCTCGTGCACTAGTGGCTCGCCCGAAGCTGCTCCTGGCTGACGAACCAACCGGAAACCTCGACTCAAAGACTGGAGAGAATATCATTGATGCACTCACCTACCTCAACGAACACTACGGCACTACGATCGTGATCGTGACCCATGATCAGTCTTTGACTGAAGTGGTACATCGAGTGATCAATATCATGGACGGTCGCGTCACTGAAACTAATGGTAACAAAGTATGA
- a CDS encoding ABC transporter permease, which yields MKTRFLITESIQALRSNLLRSLLTVIGIVVGIFSVTAMLALGAGLSANVMDRFSSFASGDVTVSGEISSNDYAWITEQPYVQNSLASLSVSGAEVVFGGSDFSPTIQSVLGDYDSLQQYDLVEGTVYDWTDPNFTEAVVVVSDGFADSVLEDTGRTVLGSDITVNGQKFTVIGVIESSSMLFTRGDGVILLPYERTVGNLTNKRTFSSVAILLQDSSYFDIAGQGLLKGLNASRQLAADSEDIFSVETSQAFIESAEETTAMITLFLGIVGGIALFVGGIGTMNMMLTTVTERTKEIGLRKAVGARDRDIMLQILVESVVLTSFGGLFGILLSLGAGKVANQIFADSDMISVLVNTQVIALAAGVALAVGVIFGLYPARSASKLQPVDALRSE from the coding sequence ATGAAAACACGATTTCTCATAACTGAATCTATCCAGGCTTTGCGGAGCAACCTGCTGCGCTCACTACTTACCGTGATCGGTATCGTGGTTGGTATCTTTTCCGTAACCGCCATGCTCGCCCTTGGTGCTGGACTGTCTGCCAATGTGATGGATCGTTTTAGTTCCTTCGCGAGTGGTGATGTGACCGTATCAGGAGAGATCAGTTCCAACGACTACGCCTGGATCACCGAGCAGCCGTACGTACAAAACAGCCTTGCGTCACTTTCTGTCAGCGGTGCAGAGGTAGTCTTTGGCGGATCGGATTTCTCCCCTACCATTCAGTCGGTCCTTGGTGATTACGATAGTTTGCAGCAATATGACCTAGTCGAAGGCACGGTGTATGATTGGACCGATCCAAACTTTACCGAAGCTGTTGTCGTGGTGTCAGACGGATTTGCTGATTCTGTCCTAGAAGATACAGGTCGCACTGTACTTGGTAGTGATATTACGGTAAATGGACAAAAATTCACCGTGATCGGCGTGATCGAATCAAGTTCAATGCTCTTCACGCGCGGCGACGGCGTTATCCTTCTCCCCTACGAGCGAACCGTTGGAAATCTCACCAACAAACGCACTTTCTCTTCGGTGGCAATTCTGTTACAAGATTCATCGTACTTTGACATCGCTGGCCAAGGACTCCTCAAGGGACTCAATGCCTCGAGGCAACTTGCTGCCGATAGCGAAGACATCTTCAGTGTCGAAACCTCACAAGCTTTTATTGAAAGTGCCGAAGAGACCACCGCCATGATCACCCTATTCCTCGGAATAGTCGGCGGGATCGCGCTCTTTGTTGGTGGCATTGGCACCATGAACATGATGCTCACTACGGTCACAGAACGAACTAAAGAGATCGGACTCCGTAAGGCAGTCGGTGCACGTGATCGTGACATCATGCTCCAGATATTGGTCGAGTCTGTTGTCCTCACGAGCTTTGGTGGTCTTTTTGGCATCCTACTTAGCCTCGGAGCTGGTAAGGTCGCAAATCAGATCTTTGCTGACAGCGATATGATCTCGGTACTTGTGAACACGCAAGTGATCGCTCTGGCTGCGGGAGTAGCACTCGCGGTCGGAGTGATCTTCGGTCTCTACCCAGCACGAAGTGCTTCAAAGCTACAGCCAGTAGATGCGCTTCGTAGTGAATAG
- a CDS encoding DUF2892 domain-containing protein, whose translation MTHLHTKGINEKVKLCNLPTLRQAFVVASSIIVLGYVLEYFVHPAFHWLPLLVAGGLMFSGTVGFCPMVYFLQKLPWNKKSE comes from the coding sequence ATGACTCACTTACACACCAAAGGAATTAACGAGAAGGTAAAACTTTGCAATCTGCCAACCCTCCGTCAGGCATTTGTGGTTGCGTCGAGCATTATTGTTCTTGGCTACGTGCTCGAATATTTTGTGCACCCAGCATTTCACTGGCTCCCACTTCTTGTGGCTGGTGGACTCATGTTTTCTGGTACGGTCGGTTTTTGTCCGATGGTGTACTTCTTGCAGAAGCTGCCGTGGAACAAAAAAAGTGAATAA
- a CDS encoding efflux RND transporter permease subunit: MANDVNIAGRISHFFAVNRPLSMLLLLVSLVFGLVSFFLTPKQYNPEITRPAFAVTVEYAGATTDAALERVVYELVEKIDTVPGVDDIYTQVQDGATIQTTVIFEVGYDKTKAKLDLLSQLEQHSYLARGNIKLPHIIEINPETIPILQIVFGSDELSMPELRTRVVTLSHELGVVDGVSELSVYGGYQNGLVVEIDPTQLAAEGVSLAQVTSALTASQKRVVTGGVRTEPYQIDVVFDGLAISPAEVGELFVAPGVQMRDVARVYEGVSGKRSYVFHSSDTGSGEVVLLSVAKVEGSSAPVVSKALLAALAEKVEQPSYQSLSYVVVGNDGATAEAEIFGLTQNLLTSIAIVAVVLLLFLSTRAALVVLVAIPVTLLVVFGLGLLFDQTINRITLFALILSLGLLVDSAIVATENIYSHLKRWHYEPSEKTKERVIATAIDEIGVGLLLSTVTSVIVFLPMNFITGMMGPYMGPIAFFVPAALVVSFLVAIVVTPFIASHILHVDDKQNRLTKVFSRIMDRVTAAYTSLLRKILYREGVQRTILRGALLVFLVSLILPATGLVHFQMLPRADRDQFYTYIDLPVGTDIEATKDVAAAVTDVLLADVNVVSVQRFVATPPIVDFNGMFKGAELRSGAHQATLRVNLTPAGERRESSTDIATAARVAIVEAVPEVATAVRFMEEPPGPPVRATFVAKLSADDAALQRQAATDLKEFIGEVTGVVDTYQSDDASIGRVRYDFDYAAANELGISPAQVAAVLGMLGGHYEVGELLGVDASEYTPITLTLPSSVHATPNFIDMVQVATASGELVPLRSVLALSHEVRPSAVYLEDGQTLSYVTAEVEDRSIVYVTIETVRRIIAGELAGYEVTDWDLWGMKLITPDDQVISLTWGGEWEMTLENFRDLGIAMGVALLMVYALLVAQYNKFSTPAYILVTVPLGLVGILWGFFVLDSGFNIYLTATALIGFIALIGIVVNNAIIYLEYVEQAKAAGASYREALIQAGEARLRPIFLTSLTTVLGSLTIASDPVWSGLAWAIVFGLSLSTVLTLVIYPTLLVRFVSDD, encoded by the coding sequence ATGGCAAATGATGTAAACATCGCTGGACGCATCAGTCATTTCTTTGCAGTCAATCGACCGTTGTCGATGCTGCTTTTGTTGGTATCCCTCGTGTTTGGTCTGGTGTCATTTTTCCTTACCCCCAAACAATACAACCCAGAGATCACTCGTCCTGCCTTTGCGGTCACGGTGGAGTACGCGGGAGCAACTACAGACGCGGCTCTGGAGCGAGTCGTGTACGAACTTGTTGAGAAGATCGACACGGTACCAGGAGTTGATGATATCTATACCCAAGTCCAAGACGGGGCAACTATTCAGACCACGGTCATCTTTGAAGTGGGCTACGACAAAACCAAAGCCAAACTTGATCTGTTGTCGCAGCTTGAACAACATAGCTACCTAGCGCGCGGCAACATCAAGCTGCCGCATATCATTGAGATCAATCCGGAAACCATTCCGATCCTACAGATCGTCTTTGGATCAGATGAGCTTTCGATGCCAGAGTTGCGCACGCGAGTGGTTACACTTTCGCATGAGCTTGGGGTGGTCGATGGGGTGAGCGAGCTTTCAGTCTATGGCGGCTATCAAAATGGTCTAGTAGTAGAAATCGATCCGACCCAGTTAGCAGCAGAAGGTGTTTCACTTGCACAAGTAACGAGCGCACTTACTGCAAGTCAGAAACGAGTAGTGACTGGTGGTGTTCGCACAGAGCCGTACCAGATCGACGTGGTGTTTGATGGTTTGGCAATCTCACCCGCTGAAGTAGGTGAGCTTTTTGTGGCGCCTGGTGTGCAGATGCGAGATGTTGCACGAGTGTACGAAGGAGTGTCTGGTAAGCGTTCATATGTATTTCATTCCAGCGATACGGGTAGCGGGGAAGTAGTATTGCTTTCGGTGGCAAAAGTAGAAGGTTCGAGTGCACCTGTCGTGAGCAAGGCCCTTTTGGCTGCGCTGGCTGAGAAAGTTGAGCAGCCATCCTACCAGTCACTCTCGTATGTAGTGGTTGGCAATGATGGTGCGACTGCCGAAGCGGAGATATTTGGGTTGACCCAAAACCTACTCACCTCGATCGCGATCGTGGCAGTGGTACTGCTTCTGTTTCTATCGACTCGCGCGGCGCTGGTCGTACTAGTAGCGATCCCGGTCACACTCTTGGTGGTGTTTGGGCTTGGGTTGTTGTTTGATCAGACGATCAACCGCATCACGCTGTTCGCACTCATCCTTTCGCTAGGACTGTTGGTCGACTCAGCGATCGTGGCAACTGAGAATATATATTCGCACCTCAAACGTTGGCACTACGAACCAAGTGAGAAAACCAAGGAGCGTGTGATCGCAACAGCGATCGACGAGATCGGTGTTGGACTGCTGCTCTCGACAGTCACATCAGTGATCGTATTCCTCCCGATGAATTTCATTACTGGCATGATGGGGCCATACATGGGACCGATCGCATTCTTTGTGCCAGCGGCGCTCGTGGTCTCTTTCTTAGTGGCGATTGTAGTGACACCATTTATTGCGAGTCATATCTTGCATGTTGACGACAAGCAGAATCGGCTTACTAAAGTCTTCTCGCGCATCATGGATAGGGTGACAGCTGCGTATACGAGCTTGCTCCGAAAGATCTTGTATCGCGAAGGTGTGCAGCGCACGATCTTGCGCGGCGCATTGCTAGTGTTTTTAGTGTCGCTCATTTTGCCGGCAACTGGTCTGGTGCACTTCCAAATGTTGCCGCGAGCTGACCGTGATCAGTTTTATACGTACATAGATCTGCCGGTTGGTACTGACATTGAAGCGACCAAAGATGTCGCGGCAGCGGTGACCGATGTATTACTTGCAGATGTGAATGTAGTAAGTGTGCAACGGTTTGTGGCAACGCCGCCGATTGTTGATTTCAACGGTATGTTCAAGGGGGCAGAACTGCGAAGTGGCGCCCACCAGGCGACGCTTAGGGTAAATCTCACACCGGCTGGGGAGAGACGTGAAAGCTCGACTGATATCGCTACTGCAGCACGGGTTGCCATTGTTGAAGCCGTGCCGGAAGTCGCTACTGCGGTCCGCTTTATGGAAGAACCACCAGGACCGCCGGTGCGCGCGACCTTTGTGGCGAAGTTGTCAGCAGACGACGCTGCGCTCCAGCGACAAGCAGCAACAGACCTCAAAGAATTTATTGGTGAGGTAACAGGTGTCGTTGATACCTATCAGAGTGATGACGCATCAATTGGCCGAGTACGGTACGACTTTGACTATGCGGCAGCAAATGAACTTGGTATTTCTCCGGCACAAGTAGCGGCGGTACTCGGGATGCTTGGTGGTCATTACGAGGTGGGGGAACTGCTTGGTGTAGATGCTTCGGAGTACACACCGATCACGCTGACACTGCCAAGCAGTGTGCATGCCACACCAAACTTTATTGATATGGTACAGGTGGCAACTGCGAGTGGTGAGCTAGTGCCACTTCGCTCAGTGCTGGCACTCTCACACGAAGTGCGGCCGAGTGCGGTGTATCTTGAAGATGGACAGACACTTTCATACGTGACCGCAGAAGTAGAAGATCGGTCGATCGTGTATGTGACTATCGAAACCGTGCGACGCATTATCGCTGGAGAACTCGCAGGGTATGAGGTGACCGACTGGGATCTCTGGGGAATGAAACTTATCACTCCAGACGATCAGGTCATCTCGCTCACGTGGGGCGGTGAGTGGGAAATGACGCTCGAGAACTTCCGTGACTTAGGTATCGCGATGGGGGTAGCACTTTTAATGGTGTATGCGCTTCTCGTGGCACAGTACAACAAATTTAGTACACCGGCGTATATTCTGGTGACGGTGCCACTCGGGCTTGTAGGTATACTCTGGGGCTTCTTCGTGCTCGATAGTGGATTCAACATCTATCTTACGGCGACCGCGCTCATTGGCTTTATTGCACTGATTGGTATTGTGGTGAACAACGCCATTATTTACTTGGAGTATGTCGAGCAAGCCAAGGCCGCAGGCGCGAGTTATCGCGAGGCACTCATACAAGCCGGGGAGGCGCGCCTGCGGCCGATCTTCCTCACCTCACTCACGACCGTACTCGGCTCGCTCACCATTGCGAGCGATCCCGTATGGTCGGGTCTCGCGTGGGCGATCGTGTTTGGACTATCGCTCTCGACGGTGCTGACGCTGGTGATCTATCCGACACTCCTTGTGCGGTTTGTTTCAGATGATTAA
- a CDS encoding HlyD family efflux transporter periplasmic adaptor subunit — translation MKFSTSVRMKELAATAAGILIVFVGYGVVRGEEVVSPVEERALQEAVYLTTGVLPLCVSGVVEAADSTIVYAETAGVVRDLRVYEGAAVSVGQVLAVQSTPVADARLALAAAERELGQLNQSLNTELRAVQATQAGYQARSAAEIAALRTVGNDSRVTEVSTTFSNTIEQGVLELTAAIDYVNNNRHLFSAKGLRLYDAVVTDLYGSVPSYFRGGIATVGASGVDLQSLVAELDGSNPAELELTASLLGEQLAAVTNLYATAESDVFDRQAVYVTDEVRAAYLSKRSGALSAAQSLSSAQAVFSQVVDGVLEDAVGQDTAVAVSALDEELAATQASYAAAIATQSDAVAAAGEAVVAAELSLGRPTAPFSGVVSEVLVDEGQYVTAGTPLLTLVGNGARELEVSVPSYLLPYVAVGQSFVVDDTLVGHVDRFSAVANGGSGVVVIALDQTAVLQVGSSLSGDIAIAADDAVRTVPRSYMHFDTDGAFVQYETGATARAEIVYDAGDVLYVELDRVSETPLVPAVSISL, via the coding sequence ATGAAATTTAGTACAAGTGTGAGAATGAAAGAACTGGCGGCCACTGCTGCAGGTATTTTAATTGTCTTTGTAGGATATGGAGTGGTGCGTGGTGAGGAGGTGGTGTCTCCGGTAGAGGAACGAGCTCTACAAGAAGCGGTATATCTGACTACGGGTGTGTTACCGCTTTGTGTGTCTGGAGTGGTGGAGGCTGCGGACAGTACGATCGTGTATGCAGAGACGGCCGGAGTGGTGCGTGACCTCCGAGTGTATGAGGGTGCAGCGGTATCTGTCGGTCAGGTATTGGCAGTGCAGTCGACGCCAGTAGCTGATGCACGGTTGGCATTGGCTGCCGCCGAGCGGGAGTTGGGGCAGTTGAACCAGTCTTTGAATACTGAGCTTCGGGCAGTGCAGGCGACACAAGCTGGGTACCAGGCCCGCTCGGCGGCCGAGATCGCAGCTTTGCGCACTGTCGGAAATGACTCTCGAGTGACAGAGGTATCGACCACATTTTCAAATACAATAGAGCAAGGTGTACTTGAGTTGACTGCTGCGATTGATTATGTGAACAATAATCGACATCTGTTTTCGGCAAAGGGATTACGACTCTACGATGCGGTGGTGACTGATCTCTACGGATCGGTGCCAAGTTATTTTCGTGGCGGGATTGCGACCGTAGGAGCAAGCGGGGTTGATCTACAGTCTCTTGTTGCTGAACTAGATGGATCAAATCCTGCAGAATTAGAACTGACAGCCTCTCTCCTTGGTGAACAGCTGGCGGCTGTAACTAATTTGTATGCAACAGCAGAGTCCGATGTATTTGATCGGCAGGCAGTCTATGTGACCGATGAGGTACGGGCAGCATATCTCTCAAAACGAAGTGGTGCACTTAGTGCAGCGCAGTCACTTTCAAGTGCACAGGCAGTATTCTCGCAAGTAGTGGATGGAGTACTTGAGGATGCGGTAGGGCAGGATACTGCCGTGGCAGTCTCCGCTCTCGATGAAGAACTGGCGGCAACTCAAGCTTCATACGCAGCTGCGATCGCTACTCAGAGCGACGCCGTGGCAGCGGCCGGTGAGGCTGTTGTGGCGGCCGAGCTATCGCTCGGCCGCCCAACAGCACCCTTTTCTGGTGTGGTTTCAGAAGTGCTTGTGGATGAGGGTCAGTATGTTACTGCCGGTACGCCACTCCTAACGCTCGTTGGAAACGGCGCTCGTGAATTAGAAGTATCAGTCCCATCATACTTGTTACCGTATGTGGCGGTAGGACAATCATTTGTTGTAGACGATACATTGGTTGGGCATGTTGATCGATTTAGTGCAGTAGCAAATGGTGGCAGCGGAGTAGTAGTGATCGCGCTTGATCAGACTGCGGTGCTCCAGGTCGGTAGCAGTCTTTCAGGAGATATTGCTATTGCAGCCGATGATGCGGTGCGGACAGTGCCTCGATCATACATGCATTTTGATACTGATGGTGCGTTTGTGCAGTATGAAACTGGCGCTACAGCTCGAGCTGAGATTGTCTACGATGCCGGCGATGTGTTGTATGTAGAGCTCGATAGAGTCAGTGAGACGCCGCTTGTACCAGCAGTAAGTATTTCGCTTTAG
- a CDS encoding metal-sensitive transcriptional regulator — MDTDTKQLLNRLSRAEGQVRALRVALERGEVTDCKAFMSQIKAARSALKHTSEQFVLQHIHKCQALPSAKRDEQIAEALKVLASD; from the coding sequence ATGGACACAGATACCAAACAATTACTCAATCGCTTGAGCCGGGCCGAAGGACAAGTACGCGCACTGCGCGTCGCTCTGGAACGTGGTGAAGTGACTGATTGCAAGGCGTTTATGTCACAGATCAAAGCTGCCCGCTCTGCCCTCAAGCACACGAGTGAACAGTTCGTGCTACAGCACATTCACAAGTGCCAGGCACTTCCAAGTGCAAAACGAGATGAACAGATCGCCGAAGCTTTGAAAGTTCTCGCCAGTGACTAA
- a CDS encoding DUF2202 domain-containing protein codes for MSENPPAQDFVSMRPGIEELPVQTLSQEELDGLLLMREEEKLARDVYQTLYEQWGLNIFSNIAQSEQTHTEAVRELLEKYDITDPVTNDTIGVFQNETMQQLYNDLVAQGSESEVAALKVGATIEDLDIKDLMDLTAETDNEDIKLVYENLTRGSRNHLRSFTRQLTMRGESYEAQYISAEDYQAILASDQETGNGDHDHGGNMQNGGGQGQGTGSGNRGWGGGQGRNR; via the coding sequence ATGAGTGAAAATCCACCAGCCCAAGACTTCGTCTCAATGCGCCCAGGAATTGAAGAATTACCAGTTCAGACACTCTCACAAGAAGAACTTGACGGACTACTCCTCATGCGTGAAGAAGAGAAACTTGCTCGAGACGTATACCAGACACTCTACGAACAGTGGGGGCTGAACATCTTTTCCAACATCGCACAAAGCGAACAGACCCACACCGAAGCAGTTCGCGAACTGCTTGAGAAGTACGACATCACTGACCCAGTGACTAACGACACGATCGGCGTCTTCCAGAACGAAACCATGCAACAGCTCTACAACGATCTCGTTGCGCAAGGAAGTGAATCAGAAGTTGCTGCTCTTAAGGTAGGCGCAACGATCGAAGATCTTGATATCAAAGACCTGATGGACCTGACTGCTGAGACAGACAATGAAGACATCAAACTCGTGTACGAAAACCTCACTCGCGGCTCACGCAATCACCTGCGCTCATTTACCCGCCAGCTCACCATGCGCGGTGAAAGCTATGAAGCGCAGTACATTAGCGCTGAAGACTACCAAGCAATTCTCGCGAGCGACCAAGAAACCGGTAATGGAGATCATGACCACGGCGGCAACATGCAAAACGGTGGTGGCCAAGGTCAAGGAACCGGCAGCGGTAATCGCGGCTGGGGTGGTGGCCAGGGACGCAATCGATAA
- the rpsT gene encoding 30S ribosomal protein S20: MPITKGAAKAHRASERKKVFNVRRKSAMKDAEKAIAKAVAAGDEKKAKELLPTAYKAIDKAAKRGVIKDNTAARKKSRITARVKNTKK; the protein is encoded by the coding sequence ATGCCAATTACTAAAGGAGCAGCAAAGGCCCATCGAGCTTCAGAGCGCAAAAAGGTGTTCAATGTACGCCGTAAGAGTGCGATGAAGGATGCTGAAAAGGCCATCGCAAAGGCGGTAGCAGCCGGTGATGAGAAGAAAGCAAAAGAACTTCTCCCGACTGCTTACAAGGCGATTGACAAAGCAGCCAAGCGTGGTGTCATCAAGGACAACACCGCAGCGCGCAAGAAGTCACGCATCACCGCTCGCGTGAAGAACACAAAGAAATAA
- the ruvA gene encoding Holliday junction branch migration protein RuvA: protein MIRSLTGEIDDIGENWLVVNVHGVGYLVGTPTLQNHFTENSTITLHTYLAVRETALDLYGFPHKTELEMFELLLGIPKIGPKSALQILCQATPSLLAEAAQKNDGVYLHKLSGIGKKTAENITQYLHSKLAQLPTTIITTQDDLTAVQTDAIDALIALGYDTTTARETVLELSNTDATVNSLVTKALKQIQ, encoded by the coding sequence ATGATACGAAGTCTGACTGGAGAAATTGATGATATTGGCGAAAATTGGCTCGTGGTGAACGTGCATGGTGTTGGTTACTTGGTAGGCACTCCAACACTACAGAATCATTTCACTGAAAATAGCACCATAACGCTCCATACGTACCTCGCAGTGCGCGAAACCGCACTTGACCTCTACGGCTTCCCTCACAAAACCGAACTTGAAATGTTTGAGTTACTGCTCGGTATACCTAAGATCGGACCGAAATCTGCCCTACAGATCCTCTGCCAAGCAACTCCCTCCCTACTGGCGGAAGCAGCACAAAAAAATGACGGCGTGTACTTACACAAACTCTCTGGCATTGGTAAAAAGACCGCCGAAAACATCACACAATATCTTCATTCAAAACTGGCACAATTACCGACCACGATCATTACGACACAAGATGACCTCACTGCCGTACAAACTGACGCGATCGATGCGCTGATCGCACTAGGATACGACACGACCACTGCCCGAGAGACCGTTCTCGAATTGAGTAATACCGACGCAACGGTGAATTCTCTGGTTACAAAAGCACTTAAACAGATCCAGTGA
- the murE gene encoding UDP-N-acetylmuramyl-tripeptide synthetase, whose translation MDTARQLLKRIIPKRIFTFLQPYYHYLLSYIGATRYHHPSREIVVIGVTGTKGKSSVTEILTHILRTDGKKVASLSTIQFSIGDTTERNLYKMTMPGRFFVQKFLREAVDAGCTHAVVEMTSEGAKQYRHKFVDIDALIFTNLAPEHIESHGSFENYKNAKLSIAAAVADSPKRPRYIVANIDNEHGADFLNFDIEHNLPYSLKDLSLYTLHKDSVSMVFGDTTVRVPLVGLFNVYNSLAAITLARAFGVSLDTIQKAFRTLPPLRGRVEHFASPKDAAKQVTAVVDYAHTPDSLTQFYEAFPDKYKVCVLGNTGGGRDTWKRPEMGAIAEKYCNQVILTNEDPYDEDPEKIITEMQKGMQDDAHVEVIMDRREAIARALELTPQDGYTLISGKGTDPYIMGPNDTKTPWSDAEVVQELLAELPKATQ comes from the coding sequence ATGGATACCGCACGACAGCTTCTGAAACGAATCATCCCGAAGCGAATTTTTACTTTTTTACAGCCGTATTATCACTACCTACTCTCATATATAGGTGCAACACGCTACCACCACCCTTCTCGTGAGATCGTGGTTATCGGGGTAACCGGCACCAAGGGTAAATCATCAGTCACTGAAATCCTTACCCACATCCTCCGCACTGATGGCAAGAAAGTTGCCTCCCTTTCAACGATCCAGTTTTCGATTGGCGATACCACCGAACGAAACTTATACAAGATGACCATGCCAGGTCGTTTCTTTGTGCAAAAATTCCTGCGCGAGGCGGTTGATGCTGGCTGCACCCACGCCGTGGTTGAGATGACCTCAGAAGGTGCCAAGCAGTACCGACACAAGTTCGTCGACATCGATGCGCTTATTTTTACCAATCTCGCCCCGGAACACATTGAATCACACGGCTCATTTGAGAATTACAAAAACGCGAAACTCTCGATCGCAGCGGCCGTAGCAGATTCACCGAAGCGACCGCGATACATCGTTGCTAATATAGACAATGAACACGGGGCAGATTTTTTGAACTTCGATATTGAACACAATCTCCCCTACTCTCTTAAGGACCTCTCGCTCTACACTCTTCATAAAGATAGTGTGAGCATGGTCTTTGGGGACACTACTGTGCGAGTGCCACTTGTTGGACTATTTAATGTCTATAACAGTCTTGCTGCAATCACCCTCGCACGTGCGTTTGGTGTTTCGCTCGATACGATCCAAAAAGCCTTTCGTACCCTACCGCCACTACGTGGTCGAGTAGAACATTTCGCGAGTCCGAAGGATGCCGCCAAGCAGGTCACAGCTGTTGTCGACTACGCCCACACGCCAGATTCGCTCACTCAATTCTACGAAGCATTCCCCGATAAATATAAAGTTTGTGTCCTTGGCAACACTGGTGGTGGCCGTGACACCTGGAAGCGGCCAGAAATGGGTGCGATCGCAGAAAAATACTGTAATCAAGTTATCCTCACTAACGAGGACCCATACGACGAAGATCCGGAAAAGATCATTACTGAAATGCAAAAAGGCATGCAGGATGATGCACATGTCGAAGTGATTATGGATCGTCGCGAGGCCATTGCACGCGCACTAGAACTCACTCCACAAGACGGCTATACACTTATTTCTGGCAAGGGTACTGATCCGTACATTATGGGACCAAATGACACCAAGACCCCATGGAGTGATGCAGAGGTAGTTCAAGAACTCCTTGCTGAACTTCCAAAAGCTACTCAATAG
- a CDS encoding TrmH family RNA methyltransferase, with the protein MKYLILENIRSAYNVGAIFRTADAAGVSKIFLIGYTPAPIDRFGRVQSEIEKTSLGASQTISWEHHKSALPVVADLQEEGVSVVAIEQTSESVSLPTFSVPKHVAYVMGNEVEGVSKEVLDMVDQVVDIPMLGMKESLNVSVATGIVLYHGLVT; encoded by the coding sequence GTGAAATATCTCATCCTCGAAAACATTCGAAGCGCGTACAATGTAGGAGCAATTTTCCGGACGGCGGACGCGGCCGGCGTGTCCAAAATATTTTTGATCGGGTACACGCCGGCCCCGATCGATCGTTTTGGTCGCGTCCAGTCAGAAATTGAAAAGACCTCGCTTGGTGCGAGTCAAACTATTTCTTGGGAACATCACAAGTCAGCCCTCCCGGTGGTCGCAGATCTGCAGGAAGAAGGTGTGTCAGTGGTGGCGATTGAGCAAACAAGTGAGTCAGTGTCTCTCCCGACGTTCTCGGTGCCTAAACATGTTGCGTACGTGATGGGGAATGAAGTAGAGGGTGTCTCCAAAGAAGTTTTGGATATGGTTGATCAGGTGGTCGATATCCCGATGTTGGGTATGAAAGAGTCACTTAATGTGTCGGTCGCGACGGGAATAGTTTTGTATCATGGATTGGTTACATAA